In a single window of the Raphanus sativus cultivar WK10039 chromosome 9, ASM80110v3, whole genome shotgun sequence genome:
- the LOC108828670 gene encoding putative clathrin assembly protein At2g01600: protein MGTLQTWRKAYGALKDTTKVGLVRVNSDYAELDVAIVKATNHVECPPKDRHLRKIFAATGVTRARADVAYCIHALSRRLHKTRNWTVALKTLIVIHRLLREGDPTFREELLNFSQRGRILQISNFKDDSGPIAWDCSAWVRTYALFLEERLECFRVLRYDTEAELLTKGTPGQDKGYSRTRDLDGEQLLLQLPSLQQLLYRLIGCKPEGAANHNHVIQYALALVLKESFKIYCAINDGIINLIDKFFEMPKHEAITSLEIYKRAGQQARSLSEFYEACKGLELARNFQFPVLREPPQSFLTTMEEYIKEAPRAVDAPAEPLLLTYRPDDGLEDTEPSHEERELVLPSDNDVVLASEETEHSPPPPPTLATTQSQNIIDTDDLLGLNTAVPDASAIEDQNALALAIISNDGNSSTPRSFQANDYDPTGWELALVTTPSNDISAATDRQLAGGLDTLTLNSLYDDGAYIASQRPVYGAPAPNPFEVHDPFATSNGIPPPPQPAVNNPFGVYQPTYGQQQQQHQLQLALAPTPRANNSSNPFGNFGEFPVNPVYQQPNTSGFGDFAVNQHNNPFHSTGLI, encoded by the exons ATGGGAACGCTGCAGACATGGCGCAAAGCATATGGAGCCCTAAAAGACACCACCAAAGTCGGCCTTGTCCGCGTCAACAGCGATTACGCC GAATTAGATGTGGCCATAGTCAAAGCCACGAATCACGTCGAGTGTCCGCCCAAAGATCGTCATCTCAGAA AAATATTTGCGGCAACAGGAGTGACACGTGCCCGAGCAGATGTTGCCTATTGCATCCACGCCCTTTCCCGCCGCTTGCATAAAACCAGAAACTGGACG GTTGCACTTAAGACGCTAATTGTGATTCACCGCCTTCTAAGGGAAGGCGACCCAACATTCAGAGAGGAGCTCCTCAATTTTTCCCAGAGAGGTCGTATTCTTCAGATTTCTAATTTCAAGGATGATTCTGGCCCTATCG CTTGGGATTGTTCAGCGTGGGTACGTACTTATGCATTGTTTCTTGAGGAACGGCTTGAATGCTTCAGGGTTTTAAGATATGATACTGAGGCTGAACTTCTTACTAAGGGTACCCCAGGGCAGGATAAG GGGTACAGTAGAACCAGGGATTTAGATGGTGAACAACTCTTGCTTCAGTTGCCTTCTTTGCAGCAGCTTCTCTATCGCCTCATCGGTTGCaag ccaGAAGGCGCTGCTAACCACAATCATGTTATACAATATGCACTTGCTCTG GTGTTGAAGGAGAGTTTTAAAATCTATTGTGCTATCAATGATGGAATCATCAACCTCATTGACAAG tTCTTTGAAATGCCTAAACATGAAGCCATCACTTCCCTTGAAATATACAAGCGTGCTGGTCAGCAG GCTCGTAGCCTTTCTGAGTTCTATGAAGCTTGTAAAGGACTGGAACTCGCTAGGAATTTTCAGTTTCCTGTTTTAAGAGAG CCCCCACAATCTTTTCTGACAACAATGGAAGAGTATATTAAAGAAGCACCACGTGCTGTTGATGCCCCAGCTGAACCactg CTTCTAACTTATAGGCCAGATGATGGACTCGAAGATACGGAACCATCTCATGAAGAACGTGAGCTTGTGTTGCCTTCAGATAATGATGTGGTTCTTGCATCTGAAGAGACAGAACATTCTCCTCCGCCTCCTCCGACTTTAGCTACCACTCAGTCACAGAACATCATTGATACAGATGATTTACTG GGTCTGAATACTGCCGTACCTGATGCATCAGCGATCGAAGACCAAAATGCACTTGCTTTAGCCATAATCTCAAATGATG GAAACTCTTCAACGCCTCGTTCTTTCCAAGCAAACGATTACGACCCTACAGGATGGGAGCTTGCGCTGGTAACAACACCGAGCAACGATATCTCTGCAGCCACCGATAGGCAATTG GCTGGTGGGTTAGACACGCTTACACTGAACAGTCTATACGATGATGGAGCCTACATAGCCTCTCAACGCCCTGTCTACGGTGCACCAGCTCCCAACCCATTTGAAGTTCACGATCCTTTTGCAACGTCCAATGGGATTCCACCACCTCCGCAACCAGCTGTGAACAACCCCTTTGGTGTTTACCAGCCAACTTATgggcagcagcagcagcagcatcaaCTACAGCTAGCATTAGCACCAACCCCCCGAGCCAATAACAGTAGTAATCCATTTGGTAATTTTGGGGAATTCCCGGTTAACCCGGTTTATCAGCAGCCAAATACAAGCGGGTTTGGGGATTTTGCGGTTAACCAGCATAATAATCCGTTCCACAGCACTGGTCTCatctga
- the LOC108824334 gene encoding pectinesterase inhibitor 10: MVSQSYTATFLLFARFFFISRSISAVHSPPRLNATTNDLDFIRTSCNATLYQDLCFNSLAGYAPVVQDSPARLAKIATGVSLSKAKSTLAFLSMLSRSAAQVQDCVSYLDEAVGSIRDSLRTLRSLSRGGGVAAAASSSDETFSSQVNDVQTWMSAALTYEDTCTDGYEEMDEAGGIKTTVYDRVNTLKRFTSNALALVNTYGNTGAP, from the coding sequence ATGGTAAGCCAGAGTTATACGGCGACGTTTCTTCTGTTCGCCAGATTTTTCTTCATTTCCCGATCAATCTCAGCCGTTCATTCCCCTCCACGACTAAACGCAACAACCAACGATCTAGATTTCATCCGAACAAGCTGCAACGCTACTCTATATCAAGACCTCTGCTTCAACTCTCTCGCCGGCTACGCCCCCGTCGTCCAAGACAGTCCGGCGAGGCTAGCAAAGATCGCAACCGGAGTGTCCCTCTCAAAAGCCAAATCCACGTTGGCTTTTCTCTCCATGCTCTCACGCTCCGCCGCCCAAGTCCAAGACTGCGTTTCGTACTTGGATGAAGCAGTTGGTTCCATTAGAGACTCTCTCCGAACACTACGCAGCTTGAGCCGTGGAGGCGGCGTTGCGGCGGCTGCGTCGTCATCGGACGAGACGTTTAGTTCGCAGGTGAATGACGTGCAGACGTGGATGAGTGCAGCATTGACGTATGAGGATACGTGTACGGACGGATATGAAGAAATGGATGAAGCAGGAGGTATCAAGACGACCGTTTATGATCGAGTGAACACACTGAAAAGGTTTACTAGTAATGCTCTTGCGCTTGTTAACACTTATGGCAACACTGGAGCTCCATGA
- the LOC108826984 gene encoding uncharacterized protein LOC108826984: protein MADSDIETSSNHNSNNSISNTSAASTTTSVHISALDGIVNANSLFTVAVFVGISFDQPRDLTLTDRAECNAGIDVERDLVVFEVISFAFFLFSSLVAQGLKVTINLLNSKETDEVFKADIDCDLLRLGVVGAAGGSILGCVFLLLSMVEVIQLRLGLLSCGSSLAIHTVLALVVLVSSALSVYIFTVFYSFRK from the coding sequence ATGGCAGATTCCGACATAGAGACCAGCAGCAACCACAACAGCAACAACAGTATTAGCAACACCTCAGCCGCATCAACAACGACAAGCGTTCATATTTCTGCTCTCGACGGGATAGTCAACGCAAATTCTCTCTTCACGGTTGCAGTCTTTGTTGGAATCTCTTTCGACCAACCGCGTGACCTCACTCTCACGGACAGAGCTGAGTGCAACGCGGGAATAGACGTGGAACGAGACCTAGTTGTCTTCGAAGTCATCTCATTTGCATTCTTCCTCTTCTCATCCCTCGTGGCTCAAGGGCTGAAGGTAACCATCAACTTGTTGAACAGCAAGGAAACAGACGAGGTGTTTAAAGCAGATATCGATTGTGATCTGCTTCGCCTCGGTGTGGTTGGTGCAGCTGGTGGATCCATATTGGGGTGTGTGTTCCTTCTGTTGTCAATGGTTGAAGTTATTCAGCTCCGTCTTGGGCTGCTCTCTTGTGGTAGCTCATTGGCGATTCATACTGTGTTGGCACTTGTGGTCTTGGTCTCTTCTGCTCTCAGTGTTTATATCTTCACTGTGTTTTACTCTTTCAGAAAATGA